TGCAAGTAACGCCAAAAAGCCCACACCGATTTTAAGAGGAAGCCCCACAATAAAAATATTCATCTGTGGAACCGTTCTCGCAAGTATACCGAGCGCTGCATTACTCAACAGCAATGAAGATATGACAGGCGCCCCGATTTTAACTGCAGACACAAAAATCCCGGAGGCCATATTTGCTATCTGCCCTACTATTCCACTGTGATAAACAGCCATATTAATTGGTACAACAGAATAACTTAATTCAAGCCCTCTCAATAAAAAATGGTGCCCGTTTATAGAAAGATATATGAGCATTGCAATCATAGTCTGGAACTCTGCAATCAGGGAAAGCTGCGCCTGATATGCGGGATCTACAACTTTTGCTACTCCAAATCCCATTTGCACGCCTATTATCTCTCCTGCAATCTGAATACCTACAAAAAGAAACTTTGTAGTAAATCCCAAAGCAAGCCCAACCGCAATCTCCTTTATTACTGCTATAGAATAATGAATAAAATCATAGATAACCGGAGCAGAGCCGCCGCCTGCTATTGAAAGCACAAAAATTGACAGCAGGGCTGAAATTCCAACCCTTGTCTGAGCCGGTATTGTTCTGCTGCCCATCACAGGCATTAAAAACATAAAAGCCGAAACGCGGGCAAAGCAAAGGGTAAACAATTCAATATTTTTCCAGACAATTTCCATTATTTCTTTAATTCCCTTAATGTGCAACTGCAGGTATCATGCTGTACAGCTTTATAGTAAATCCGAGAAGCATACGCAATATCCAGGGCAAAAATATAACAAGAGCGCCGGCAACTGCCAGTATCTTTGGGATAAAAGTTAAAGTCATTTCATGTATTGATGTTGCAGCCTGAAAAATCCCCACCCCCAATCCTACAATTAATCCTGCAATCAAGAGAGGTGCTGCAACAATAATCAAGGTGTATAAAGCCTGATACGCTATTGAAATTACAAAATCAGTAGTCATTGACAAATCCTGTTATTTAAACCCGGCCACTATTGATCCGACAATAAGATTCCAACCGTCGACCAATACAAAAAGGATCAGCTTAAACGGCAAAGATATCATCATCGGAGGCAACATCATCATTCCCATTGACAGAAGCACACTTGAAATAACCATATCAAGTACCAGAAAAGGAATGTATATTAAAAATCCTATTTGGAATGCTATTCTCAGTTCACTTATTACAAAAGCAGGAACCAGCACAAGAATAGAAATATCCTCAGCAGACTTCGGCTTTACGCCTTTTGAAAGGCTTACCATGAGTGCGAGATCCTTTTCTCTCGTCTGTTTTAGCATAAAGTCTTTTACCGGAGCTTCTGCATTTTTTAATGCCTCTGCCTGGGATATTTTTCCATTCAGATAAGGCTGCAACGCTTCATCATTTATCTTTTTACCTGTAGGCGCCATAACAAACATTGTAAGAAAAAGAGCAAGCCCTACAATAACCTGGTTAGGAGGAGCCTGCTGTGTTGCCAGAGCGTGCCGCAGAAAAGAAAATATTATAACTATCCGCGTAAAAGATGTCATTAACACAAGTATTCCGGGCGCAAGTGAAAGTACTGTAAGCAATAACACAATCTGAAGAGTTACTGCAATATCCTTCGGGCTATGTGCCTGGTCAACACCTACTGTAATTTTCGGAAGTATTGTCTGAGCATTAATAACAACAGGGATAATAAAAACCATAATTATTACAATAAATAATATTGTTCTGACTCCGCCCTTTCCGCTCCTTTTCACAGCTTCCTCCTTTTCAGCATATTCGAGAACAGCAATTTGAAGGAACGGGCATCTTCGATTTCCCTGTTTTCATTCAACACATCTTTCTCTTCATCAATATTAAGTTCTGCAAGTTTTGTAATAGCGGAATCTGTAACACCTATGACCAATCTTTTATCCTGGACATCAACTATATATATCGCCTTCTTAGGGCTGAAGAGCTTTGAGCCTACTACATTTACAGGTATGGAACCTGAGGACTGGTTTTTGTTAACAAATCTCTTAAGAAAAACAGCAAGTATATAAACAACGGCAAGAATTACAAGTAAGGCAAGTATGGTTTTAACAAAAGCTCCCCCGAAACTATCCGGCTGATTCTGAAAAGCAGAATCAGATAAAGAACTCCCTGTACCGGCATTTAAAGTATCATTTCCGGCAACTTTTGCAATTCCAGCCCGTACAAAATTAACAGGCTGAACTGCAATTAAAAAAAGAAAAAATTCCATTCGTATCTGTTTCAAAGTCATAACAGCATCCTGCTGTTTATTGTAAATTCTCCAGTTTCTCATTCGGCCCTATAAGTGCAGATATTCTAACACCGAAATTTTGATCGATAACTACTACTTCACCTTCAGCGAACTTTCTATTATTCACGTATACATCTACAGGTTCGCCGGAGAACTTGTTAAGTTCTATTACAGCACCGGGGCCAAGGCCCAGTATATCCTTAACCAGCATGCGTACACGACCTAGTTCCACTGCTACAGGAAGCTCAAGATCCATCAACATGCTGATATTATTGGGCCCGGATACAGTCCCGGCTTCCGTACCGATCGGGGCGAATTGACTGGCCTTAACATCAACTTTTTTCTCTTCTTCTTTTTCGCCGTTACTCACTTGATTCCTCCATTATCAACTCAACTATGCATATAATTCTTCGATATTGTTTCAACATTTTTCTCAAGATTTCAATTAGAGTCTTCCTGACCATTATTCCTTACGCCCAGTTAATTTTCTATCCCCGTTCTTCCTTTTTCCCGTGAATACGTTT
This portion of the bacterium genome encodes:
- the fliQ gene encoding flagellar biosynthesis protein FliQ — encoded protein: MTTDFVISIAYQALYTLIIVAAPLLIAGLIVGLGVGIFQAATSIHEMTLTFIPKILAVAGALVIFLPWILRMLLGFTIKLYSMIPAVAH
- the fliR gene encoding flagellar type III secretion system protein FliR — encoded protein: MEIVWKNIELFTLCFARVSAFMFLMPVMGSRTIPAQTRVGISALLSIFVLSIAGGGSAPVIYDFIHYSIAVIKEIAVGLALGFTTKFLFVGIQIAGEIIGVQMGFGVAKVVDPAYQAQLSLIAEFQTMIAMLIYLSINGHHFLLRGLELSYSVVPINMAVYHSGIVGQIANMASGIFVSAVKIGAPVISSLLLSNAALGILARTVPQMNIFIVGLPLKIGVGFLALLATITLFQHIFRNLWAGFQHDFVALVHLLF
- a CDS encoding flagellar biosynthetic protein FliO yields the protein MRNWRIYNKQQDAVMTLKQIRMEFFLFLIAVQPVNFVRAGIAKVAGNDTLNAGTGSSLSDSAFQNQPDSFGGAFVKTILALLVILAVVYILAVFLKRFVNKNQSSGSIPVNVVGSKLFSPKKAIYIVDVQDKRLVIGVTDSAITKLAELNIDEEKDVLNENREIEDARSFKLLFSNMLKRRKL
- the fliP gene encoding flagellar type III secretion system pore protein FliP (The bacterial flagellar biogenesis protein FliP forms a type III secretion system (T3SS)-type pore required for flagellar assembly.), with the protein product MVFIIPVVINAQTILPKITVGVDQAHSPKDIAVTLQIVLLLTVLSLAPGILVLMTSFTRIVIIFSFLRHALATQQAPPNQVIVGLALFLTMFVMAPTGKKINDEALQPYLNGKISQAEALKNAEAPVKDFMLKQTREKDLALMVSLSKGVKPKSAEDISILVLVPAFVISELRIAFQIGFLIYIPFLVLDMVISSVLLSMGMMMLPPMMISLPFKLILFVLVDGWNLIVGSIVAGFK
- the fliN gene encoding flagellar motor switch protein FliN; protein product: MLMDLELPVAVELGRVRMLVKDILGLGPGAVIELNKFSGEPVDVYVNNRKFAEGEVVVIDQNFGVRISALIGPNEKLENLQ